The Daucus carota subsp. sativus chromosome 2, DH1 v3.0, whole genome shotgun sequence genome includes a window with the following:
- the LOC108226225 gene encoding uncharacterized protein LOC108226225 codes for MCCELRVTFFNELAEQLEKQLKHTAEEQVTIIIASAKVNQHEGKNSVRWIITHCHVIYLFRLAAFPLNTTSITVEEEYIEEVIDDKIYTISEIKKFTAQCIQKKYKCQVSVKKVEEKTNWYDNVCTSCDEEVNIVEGRYKCDNCKRNIPFPDKRFRLATVCNDSTGYLGIVFPDEEIQRITGKNVFDIENDSTQVGDSISFPPLLKAFEKKEFIVTLIIGETNVHNSCNVYLAHAIDEPPEMLGDHVPGEVVPANSKQDSISMVSIYYTFFYLI; via the exons atgTG TTGTGAGTTGAGGGTGACTTTCTTCAATGAACTTGCTGAGCAACTTGAGAAACAATTGAAACATACCGCTGAAGAACAAGTTACCATCATAATTGCAAGTGCGAAAGTGAATCAACACGAGGGTAAAAACTCTGTTAGATG GATAATTACTCACTgtcatgtaatttatttgtttagaTTGGCTGCTTTTCCACTAAACACAACATCTATAACTGTTGAAGAAGAGTACATCGAAGAAGTGATAGATGACAAAATCTACACAATTTCAGAGATAAAGAAGTTTACTGCTCAATGCATTCAG AAAAAGTATAAATGCCAAGTTAGTGTGAAGAAAGTGGAGGAGAAGACAAATTGGTATGACAATGTCTGTACATCCTGTGATGAAGAGGTTAATATTGTTGAAGGGAGGTATAAATGTGACAACTGTAAAAGAAATATCCCTTTTCCTGATAAGAG ATTTCGATTGGCTACCGTCTGCAACGACTCTACTGGCTACCTTGGGATTGTTTTTCCGGATGAAGAGATTCAACGAATCACTGGCAAAAATGTTTTTGATATTGAAAATGACAGCACTCAA GTTGGAGACTCAATATCTTTTCCTCCACTGCTAAAGGCTTTCGAAAAGAAAGAATTTATTGTTACTTTGATCATAGGGGAAACCAATGTGCATAATTCATGTAATGTTTACCTCGCTCATGCAATTGATGAGCCTCCTGAAATGCTAGGAGACCACGTTCCTGGTGAAGTGGTTCCTGCGAACTCTAAGCAAGATTCCATTTCCATGGTATCAATCTACTACACATTTTTCTACTTGATATAA
- the LOC135150177 gene encoding uncharacterized protein LOC135150177: MLIWLDAASKRKLNDDVDSFVSAEIPDPIKDPVGYAAVSSFMIHGPCGFQRKNSPCMKDSKCTKYFPKKYCPETYFDQSGFPVYKRRDTKITVRKNNVDLDNQFVVPYNRDLLVKYQCHMNIEICCHARTLKYLFKYCLKGHDRATVELSTKKKQDTDDSKPIDEIQSYFDGRYICGCEAAYRIFGFDIHYRSVSVHRLSFHLPGNKNCTFKEDENLQKVVQREKWKLSQLEAFFKLNKDDPSARKYTYDEIPQHYVWNETDHVWTVRKRGQQIGRLLYTHHNSGEIWYLRLLLTKVRGPTSFNALKTVHGVVYNTFKDACRKLGLLDDDNEWDEVMDECAKCGFPPQIRELFVHIMINCQVTDLGSLWTKHWKHMVDDIILRKRQQSGNTNTNFSDKQLQFYALAEIDKILRTIGKCLKQFSQLPQPPVSYIQTDANNLIVDETSYDIEEMEREFLKLHSNCNPEQLSVYDAVFQSVTENKGGVFFVYGSGGCGKTYVWKTLIYKLRSQGKIVLPVASSGIAATLMPGGRTAHSRFKIPIVLDEYSSCAINLNSDIANLIKCTSLIIWDEAPMQHRYAFECLDRSLRDIMKTLNPDNFNKPFGGITVLLGGDFRQILPVINMGGRADIVAACITRSRIWKEAIIFILKQNMRLNQGQNAEEKENLRKFAEWVLQIGDGKLSPPTDELSVVDEDSIMIPADFCDPETENSVKNMIEWTYPSFTTNFQNPAYLSERAILTPTNVTVAHLNSNIVETIPGDQASYYSVDRAEDFGGSDSDLSFAFPPEYINSYNIPGLPHHELKLKVGVAVMLMRNLNQTLGLCNGTRMMITKCLKHCVQCEVICGAFAGTKHFIPRMELFPTETKLPFKLIRKQMPLQICYSMTINKAQGQSLQRVGLYLPKSVFTHGQMYVAVSRVTSPEGLKMFIDSDHGVPTNVTRNVVYQEVFYNLPKL, translated from the exons ATGCTAATATGGCTCGACGCTGCTTCGAAGAGGAAACTCAATGATGATGTTGATAGTTTTGTAAGTGCTGAAATACCTGATCCAATAAAAGATCCAGTTGGTTATGCAGCTGTTTCCTCATTTATGATCCACGGCCCTTGTGGTTTCCAAAGGAAAAATTCCCCCTGTATGAAGGATTCAAAGTGTACCAAATACTTTCCAAAGAA GTATTGTCCGGAGACATATTTTGACCAATCGGGATTCCCTGTCTACAAAAGGCGCGACACTAAAATTACTGTCCGGAAGAACAATGTGGATCTTGATAATCAATTTGTCGTGCCTTACAACCGTGATCTCCTGGTCAAATATCAATGTCATATGAACATTGAAATTTGTTGCCACGCACGAACTCTCAAGTACTTATTCAAGTACTGCCTCAAAGGACATGATCGTGCTACTGTCGAATTGTCAACCAAGAAGAAGCAAGACACTGATGACTCCAAGCCTATCGATGAGATTCAATCTTACTTTGACGGGAGATACATATGTGGATGTGAGGCTGCGTATAGAATTTTTGGATTTGATATACATTATCGATCCGTGTCTGTCCATCGCCTCTCATTTCATTTACCAGGCAATAAAAACTGCACTTTCAAGGAAGATGAGAATCTGCAAAAAGTTGTGCAGCGTGAAAAATGGAAACTCAGTCAACTTGAGGCTTTCTTCAAACTAAACAAGGATGATCCATCTGCTAGGAAATACACTTATGATGAGATTCCACAACATTATGTGTGGAATGAAACTGATCATGTCTGGACAGTGAGGAAGAGAGGCCAGCAAATCGGACGTTTGTTGTATACACATCATAATTCTGGAGAGATTTGGTATCTCAGGTTGTTACTGACCAAGGTTAGAGGTCCAACTTCTTTCAATGCTCTTAAAACTGTACATGGTGTGGTTTACAACACTTTTAAAGATGCGTGTAGAAAACTGGGATTGCTTGACGATGACAATGAATGGGACGAAGTAATGGATGAGTGTGCCAAGTGTGGATTTCCTCCTCAAATAAGAGAGCTTTTTGTTCATATCATGATCAACTGTCAAGTGACTGACCTAGGAAGTTTGTGGACAAAGCACTGGAAACACATGGTCGATGATATCATTCTTCGTAAGAGACAGCAATCTGGTAATACAAACACTAATTTCAGTGACAAGCAACTACAATTTTATGCATTAGCAG aaatagaCAAGATCCTAAGAACGATTGGAAAATGTTTGAAGCAATTCAGCCAATTGCCACAGCCACCAGTGAGCTATATTCAAACTGATGCAAACAATTTGATTGTTGATGAAACCAGTTACGACATAGAGGAAATGGAGAGAGAGTTTCTCAAACTTCATTCAAATTGCAACCCTGAACAACTATCAGTCTATGATGCCGTTTTTCAATCTGTGACTGAAAACAAAGGAggtgttttctttgtttatggGAGCGGCGGCTGTGGTAAGACATATGTTTGGAAGACTCTAATTTACAAGTTGAGATCACAGGGAAAGATTGTTCTGCCAGTGGCTTCCTCGGGTATCGCAGCTACCTTAATGCCTGGAGGAAGGACAGCCCACTCCCGTTTCAAGATCCCAATTGTATTGGATGAATATTCCTCATGTGCAATAAATCTGAATTCGGATATTGCTAATCTAATCAAGTGCACGAGTCTGATTATATGGGACGAGGCTCCCATGCAACACAGGTACGCATTTGAATGTCTAGACCGATCACTGAGAGACATAATGAAAACTCTTAATCCGGACAATTTCAACAAGCCGTTTGGAGGTATCACCGTTCTACTCGGTGGAGATTTTCGGCAGATATTGCCAGTCATCAACATGGGAGGTCGTGCTGACATTGTGGCTGCATGCATAACTCGGTCAAGAATATGGAAAGAGGCAATCATTTTCATCTTAAAGCAAAACATGAGACTTAACCAAGGACAGAATGCTGAGGAAAAGGAGAATTTACGCAAGTTTGCTGAATGGGTACTTCAAATCGGTGATGGCAAGTTATCTCCTCCAACTGATGAATTAAGTGTTGTTGATGAAGATTCAATCATGATTCCAGCAGATTTTTGTGATCCAGAAACTGAAAACTCTGTTAAAAATATGATTGAGTGGACGTATCCCAGTTTTACCACAAACTTTCAAAATCCTGCTTATCTTAGTGAGAGAGCAATATTGACGCCGACCAATGTCACTGTTGCTCACTTGAATTCCAATATTGTTGAGACAATTCCGGGAGATCAAGCTTCTTACTATAGTGTTGACAGAGCGGAGGATTTTGGTGGCAGCGATTCTGATCTTAGTTTTGCATTCCCCCCTGAATATATCAACTCATACAATATTCCAGGTCTTCCGCATCATGAACTGAAACTAAAGGTTGGCGTGGCTGTTATGTTAATGCGAAACTTAAACCAGACGCTTGGACTGTGCAACGGGACCAGAATGATGATCACAAAGTGCCTGAAGCATTGTGTTCAGTGTGAGGTAATATGTGGAGCATTTGCAGGTACGAAACACTTTATTCCAAGGATGGAACTCTTTCCAACCGAAACCAAGCTACCATTCAAGCTGATTCGCAAGCAAATGCCGCTGCAAATTTGTTATTCCATGACGATCAACAAAGCTCAAGGACAGTCTCTACAAAGAGTTGGTCTTTATCTTCCGAAGTCAGTTTTTACACACGGACAAATGTACGTGGCTGTAAGTCGGGTTACCTCACCTGAAGGTTTGAAGATGTTCATTGATTCTGATCATGGTGTTCCAACTAATGTTACCAGAAATGTAGTCTACCAAGAAGTTTTCTACAATCTCCCTAAGCTGTAA
- the LOC135150525 gene encoding replication protein A 70 kDa DNA-binding subunit E-like — translation MSKTKYDSFKDLRKSKYDWKVQARILHFWRGFSKTKQSFKSFNILLVDSKRVRIHAFVPGTEADELAKLLEVGKVYLIENFTVSDYTSDDKFRCVRKEIQIVFDNQTKITPLEEKAVNIEKHVFDFFDLSDLKSLVNQQTYLADVIGVMEKPKPLAKIKNRHGILQDQIKFRIADGSTIVKVTFWDEFAVRFSAALKHNFQCPIIIIIGSARITEWSNEPTIANASPTSFYLNCDHRNVAEFRKRLSSESFPDMNLDYSTNATLDVYKVQSIKEFKEDQILKEVLCQVKIRKIQNISSWFQVCIFASDDTGAIDIMLEDREVRTVIGKSVFNIIDEGQSKENLPVILKSMENKDYTIKLLIKKENITEDYPIYSAEDIMEGFKIETDSDDESTPHPIEQMQTQPSASSYHLDSLSGISYTSKKREK, via the exons atgtcTAAAACAAAGTACGATAGTTTCAAAGAtttgaggaagagcaagtatGACTGGAAGGTTCAAGCGAGAATACTTCATTTCTGGAGAGGTTTCTCAAAAACCAAGCAATCTTTCAAAAGCTTCAACATTTTACTTGTGGATAGTAAA CGTGTACGAATCCATGCATTTGTACCTGGAACTGAAGCTGATGAGCTTGCTAAACTTCTGGAAGTGGGCAAGGTATACTTGATAGAGAATTTCACAGTAAGTGATTACACCAGCGATGACAAATTCCGATGTGTAAGGAAGGAAATACAAATCGTGTTTGATAATCAAACTAAAATCACACCTTTGGAAGAAAAAGCTGTTAATATTGAGAAGCATGTGTTTGATTTCTTTGATCTGTCTGATCTCAAATCATTGGTAAACCAACAAACTTATCTTGCTG ATGTTATTGGAGTTATGGAAAAACCAAAACCTCTTgctaaaataaaaaacagacaTGGCATCTTGCAAGACCAGATCAAATTTCGAATAGCTGATGGCAG TACAATTGTCAAAGTTACTTTCTGGGATGAGTTTGCAGTTAGATTCTCAGCAGCGTTGAAACATAATTTTCAGTGCCCTATTATCATTATCATTGGAAGTGCTCGAATAACCGAGTGGTCAA ACGAACCTACAATAGCTAATGCTTCTCCTACAAGTTTCTATCTCAATTGTGATCACCGAAACGTTGCTGAGTTCAGGAAAAG GTTGTCTTCCGAATCTTTTCCTGATATGAACCTTGATTATTCAACAAATGCAACTCTTGATGTTTATAAAGTCCAATCTATTAAAGAGTTTAAAGAAGATCAGATTCTG AAGGAGGTTTTATGCCAGgttaaaatcagaaaaatacaaaatattagcTCCTG GTTCCAAGTTTGTATTTTTGCTTCTGATGATACTGGTGCAATTGATATAATGCTTGAAGATCGTGAAGTGCGTACAGTGATTGGAAAATCAGTTTTCAACATAATTGATGAG GGACAAAGCAAGGAAAATCTACCAGTGATACTGAAAAGCATGGAAAACAAGGACTACACCATCAAGTTGCTTATAAAGAAGGAAAACATAACTGAGGATTACCCGATCTATAGTGCCGAAGACATAATGGaaggatttaaaattgaaactgacagtgatgatgaaagTACTCCACATCCAATTGAACAAATGCAAACTCAA CCATCTGCATCAAGCTACCATTTGGATTCTCTATCTGGGATAAGTTACACATCaaagaagagagagaaatga
- the LOC135150178 gene encoding uncharacterized protein LOC135150178 isoform X1, whose protein sequence is MESCGLQAQKFSHKLTHMDTLSDEMMIPRSFCSKYAHDLHEDMELKLRNGYVLPVKFDHSRGVFKGLLCFFKHFKLNGGELLVFEYFGRYNINVYILGSNLSEIKYPDFKFNMPESPPRLVTLGDGGWRFVWFNSGRQTTINEIQPPEAFLDRCEFSFREPMKYVISNGKKFGCSYCPSSRKFIGLDCVCEMLKNTGTKEIHMLLFKYDVDSVITISAFDKELCEIVYPGTPLSIVEAGGDHPSIGFQFEIHVEEIHMSPECYVVYISPLFKKLCSMWDTFQSIYVYSGNGSWKLDICRRDDYYRSTIEDGWQQLRDGLALEVGDICIFECPVDSLDRLMFEW, encoded by the exons ATGGAATCTTGTGGACTTCAGGCTCAAAAATTTTCTCACAAGCTCACCCACATGGACACTTTGTCCGACGAAATG ATGATTCCTCGTTCTTTCTGTTCTAAATATGCTCATGACCTACATGAGGATATGGAATTGAAGCTTCGAAATGGTTATGTTCTTCCAGTTAAATTTGACCACAGTAGAGGTGTTTTTAAGGGTCTTCTATGTTTTTTTAAGCATTTTAAGCTGAATGGTGGTGAATTGCTAGTGTTCGAGTACTTTGGCAGATATAACATCAATGTCTACATTCTGGGTAGTAACTTATCTGAAATCAAATACCCGGATTTTAAGTTTAATATGCCAGAATCTCCACCTCGATTAg TCACTCTTGGCGATGGAGGGTGGAGGTTTGTTTGGTTTAATTCTGGCAGACAAACAACTATAAATGAAATT CAACCTCCAGAGGCATTCTTGGACCGTTGTGAATTTTCTTTCCGTGAACCTATGAAATATGTTATTAGCAATGGGAAGAAGTTTGGTTGTTCGTATTGTCCTTCATCTAGGAAGTTCATAGGATTGGATTGTGTTTGTGAAATGTTAAAAAATACTGGAACCAAGGAAATTCATATGTTGCTGTTTAAGTATGATGTTGATTCTGTTATAACAATCTCGGCTTTTGACAAAGAACTTTGTGAGATTGTTTATCCTGGAACTCCACTTTCTATTG TAGAAGCCGGTGGGGATCATCCATCAATAGGTTTCCAGTTTGAAATTCATGTTGAAGAAATACACATGTCTCCCGAATGTTACGTTGTT TATATTTCTCCTCTATTTAAGAAGCTCTGCAGCATGTGGGACACCTTTCAATCTATATATGTGTATTCTGGAAATGGTTCTTGGAAGCTAGATATTTGCCGGAGGGATGACTATTATCGTTCTACAATAGAAGATGGATGGCAGCAGCTTAGAGATGGTTTGGCCTTGGAAGTAGGGGACATTTGTATTTTTGAATGTCCAGTTGATTCTCTTGATCGTTTAATGTTCGAGTGGTGA
- the LOC135150178 gene encoding uncharacterized protein LOC135150178 isoform X2: MESCGLQAQKFSHKLTHMDTLSDEMMIPRSFCSKYAHDLHEDMELKLRNGYVLPVKFDHSRGVFKGLLCFFKHFKLNGGELLVFEYFGRYNINVYILGSNLSEIKYPDFKFNMPESPPRLVTLGDGGWRFVWFNSGRQTTINEIQPPEAFLDRCEFSFREPMKYVISNGKKFGCSYCPSSRKFIGLDCVCEMLKNTGTKEIHMLLFKYDVDSVITISAFDKELCEIVYPGTPLSIEAGGDHPSIGFQFEIHVEEIHMSPECYVVYISPLFKKLCSMWDTFQSIYVYSGNGSWKLDICRRDDYYRSTIEDGWQQLRDGLALEVGDICIFECPVDSLDRLMFEW, from the exons ATGGAATCTTGTGGACTTCAGGCTCAAAAATTTTCTCACAAGCTCACCCACATGGACACTTTGTCCGACGAAATG ATGATTCCTCGTTCTTTCTGTTCTAAATATGCTCATGACCTACATGAGGATATGGAATTGAAGCTTCGAAATGGTTATGTTCTTCCAGTTAAATTTGACCACAGTAGAGGTGTTTTTAAGGGTCTTCTATGTTTTTTTAAGCATTTTAAGCTGAATGGTGGTGAATTGCTAGTGTTCGAGTACTTTGGCAGATATAACATCAATGTCTACATTCTGGGTAGTAACTTATCTGAAATCAAATACCCGGATTTTAAGTTTAATATGCCAGAATCTCCACCTCGATTAg TCACTCTTGGCGATGGAGGGTGGAGGTTTGTTTGGTTTAATTCTGGCAGACAAACAACTATAAATGAAATT CAACCTCCAGAGGCATTCTTGGACCGTTGTGAATTTTCTTTCCGTGAACCTATGAAATATGTTATTAGCAATGGGAAGAAGTTTGGTTGTTCGTATTGTCCTTCATCTAGGAAGTTCATAGGATTGGATTGTGTTTGTGAAATGTTAAAAAATACTGGAACCAAGGAAATTCATATGTTGCTGTTTAAGTATGATGTTGATTCTGTTATAACAATCTCGGCTTTTGACAAAGAACTTTGTGAGATTGTTTATCCTGGAACTCCACTTTCTATTG AAGCCGGTGGGGATCATCCATCAATAGGTTTCCAGTTTGAAATTCATGTTGAAGAAATACACATGTCTCCCGAATGTTACGTTGTT TATATTTCTCCTCTATTTAAGAAGCTCTGCAGCATGTGGGACACCTTTCAATCTATATATGTGTATTCTGGAAATGGTTCTTGGAAGCTAGATATTTGCCGGAGGGATGACTATTATCGTTCTACAATAGAAGATGGATGGCAGCAGCTTAGAGATGGTTTGGCCTTGGAAGTAGGGGACATTTGTATTTTTGAATGTCCAGTTGATTCTCTTGATCGTTTAATGTTCGAGTGGTGA